The following coding sequences lie in one Haematobia irritans isolate KBUSLIRL chromosome 3, ASM5000362v1, whole genome shotgun sequence genomic window:
- the LOC142230676 gene encoding alpha-tocopherol transfer protein-like isoform X1: MFFSTRIQTKMSNCDGREDKENLDHLEKWFEDNKNLPNKIDRIYLKRFYIKTKGNLKETKMLIEANYSLRCKHPNVFFNRDPQSEEFRKSDELAYFASLPALTPENHRVTIIKLKNTDPQTVNFAENVKHLIMFYDYGVTMPDRVEDDKIYVYDGIIHILDVEGVTMRHAAKASLFTLATILKYFQKYCPCTLMGLHFINCPSYINKLFAVIKPFMKKEFIDKTHFHTNGLGALYDYVPREILFEEYGGNAGKLSDISEKVTNGIRSKRDYIMDPNYWLVK, from the exons atgtttttttcgacAAGAATCCAAACAAAAATGTCTAATTGCGATGGCAGAGAAGATAAGGAGAACCTTGATCATCTGGAAAAGTGGTTTGAAGATAATAAGAATTTGCCTAACAAAATAG atCGCATTTATTTGAAGCGTTTCTACATAAAAACAAAAGGAAACTTGAAGGAAACCAAAATGCTTATAGAAGCCAACTATTCGTTGCGGTGTAAGCATCCGAATGTGTTTTTTAATCGTGATCCCCAAAGTGAAGAATTTCGAAAATCCGATGAACTGGC ataTTTTGCATCATTACCCGCATTAACGCCAGAAAACCATCGGGTAACAATCATCAAACTAAAAAATACTGATCCACAAACG gtTAATTTTGCTGAAAATGTCAAACATCTTATCATGTTTTACGATTATGGAGTAACTATGCCGGATAGGGTGGAGGACGATAAAATCTATGTTTATGATGGAATCATACACATTTTGGATGTGGAAGGAGTAACCATGAGACATGCCGCCAAGGCATCTCTCTTCACATTGGCCACaattcttaaatattttcagaaatattgTCCTTGTACCCTAATGGGCTTGCATTTCATCAATTGTCCCTCATATATTAATAAACTCTTTGCTGTTATCAAACCATTTATGAAGAAGGAATTCATAGATAAG ACACACTTTCACACGAATGGCCTTGGTGCACTTTATGACTATGTTCCCCGTGAAATACTTTTTGAAGAATATGGTGGTAATGCTGGTAAACTTTCAGATATTTCAGAGAAGGTTACGAATGGCATTAGATCGAAAAG agATTATATTATGGATCCAAATTATTGGCTTGTGAAATAA
- the LOC142230676 gene encoding alpha-tocopherol transfer protein-like isoform X2 produces the protein MDICGNTVSINEIDHLQKWFEENKNLPQKIDRIYLKRFYIKTKGNLKETKMLIEANYSLRCKHPNVFFNRDPQSEEFRKSDELAYFASLPALTPENHRVTIIKLKNTDPQTVNFAENVKHLIMFYDYGVTMPDRVEDDKIYVYDGIIHILDVEGVTMRHAAKASLFTLATILKYFQKYCPCTLMGLHFINCPSYINKLFAVIKPFMKKEFIDKTHFHTNGLGALYDYVPREILFEEYGGNAGKLSDISEKVTNGIRSKRDYIMDPNYWLVK, from the exons ATGGATATTTGTGGCAATACTGTGtcgataaacgaaattgaccatCTTCAAAAATGGTTTGAGGAAAATAAAAATCTACCACAGAAAATAG atCGCATTTATTTGAAGCGTTTCTACATAAAAACAAAAGGAAACTTGAAGGAAACCAAAATGCTTATAGAAGCCAACTATTCGTTGCGGTGTAAGCATCCGAATGTGTTTTTTAATCGTGATCCCCAAAGTGAAGAATTTCGAAAATCCGATGAACTGGC ataTTTTGCATCATTACCCGCATTAACGCCAGAAAACCATCGGGTAACAATCATCAAACTAAAAAATACTGATCCACAAACG gtTAATTTTGCTGAAAATGTCAAACATCTTATCATGTTTTACGATTATGGAGTAACTATGCCGGATAGGGTGGAGGACGATAAAATCTATGTTTATGATGGAATCATACACATTTTGGATGTGGAAGGAGTAACCATGAGACATGCCGCCAAGGCATCTCTCTTCACATTGGCCACaattcttaaatattttcagaaatattgTCCTTGTACCCTAATGGGCTTGCATTTCATCAATTGTCCCTCATATATTAATAAACTCTTTGCTGTTATCAAACCATTTATGAAGAAGGAATTCATAGATAAG ACACACTTTCACACGAATGGCCTTGGTGCACTTTATGACTATGTTCCCCGTGAAATACTTTTTGAAGAATATGGTGGTAATGCTGGTAAACTTTCAGATATTTCAGAGAAGGTTACGAATGGCATTAGATCGAAAAG agATTATATTATGGATCCAAATTATTGGCTTGTGAAATAA